The Populus alba chromosome 13, ASM523922v2, whole genome shotgun sequence genome contains the following window.
CTGCATGTGTACGCAGAGGTCAGGAATGGAATAGTTTATATGTGTCAAAATTTAAGCTCAAGGATGGACGTGTGTATATAAGCACCTctcaaacaaaaactaaaaaaagatgtttatatataaatgcaaATTTACTATATAGTGTTGGTAGAAGAATGCTGTTGAAATTAATTTACCTTGAGTAAAATTGCATCTGCTGGAGGAACTGCCTGAAACATATCGCCCCCTACATACTTCAAGTTTTTGCTGCCTTGCAAGTCAGAAACCACATGGGGGAGATCAAACACAGTGCAGTCCATGTGAGGAAATGCTTCAGCGATGCCCTTGGCCATAGTTCCTAAGCCTCCTCCAACATCCACCAAGGAATCCACCCCATCAAAGATGCCTCTACATTTGCTTACAACCAACTTACTAGCCAGTATGCTATCACTAGCCATGGCATCATTAAAGAGATTGTTGAGTCTTGCATCTTGGCCAGCGTACTCCCAAATTGTATTCTCATGGGCAACACTAAATGCGGTGGCTTCATCATTTTGGAACCAAGTGCTCAAGCAATCATGCGGTTTTGTCAGAACTGGGTCGAGCACAAAAAGTAAAACAGGTCTCATACTCCAGGGATTGTCCTTGAGTAGGAGACGAGCGGATTGGGTAAGGGAATAGGCTTCTTGGTTAAGATTTTGCTGGGAAAAGAAACCGGAGTGCACGAGAATACGCATAAGGCGGTGGACATATTGAGCTTTTGATGGGTGGATCGGTAGGGCAGAAACAAGCTCCGAGAGGGTCATGGGTTTGCCATGTTCTTGGATCACATCTGGTATGCCTAGCTGAACGGCACATTTCAGAGTCATGGAGTTTATGAAGCTGAATATATGATTCCACACATGAGTTTGAGCTTGAAGCAGCTCACCAGCACTTTCCTCGTTAGTCAACTCCATTATAGTTATTGAACCTGGATTGGTTAttaaacaatccaaaatatttGTCTATATAACGGGGTtctattatagttattaaacctgattGGTTAGACCCAATTGATTTGGTGATTGAATTAATCCGGATAAGATAGAAGATCAGCAAGAGTAAAAAATGGTTAAACCCGTTTGACCCTcgagatactttttttttcatatttttaagttggttattaattattttcaaagttcactatataaatactagaaaaatattttatttttttaatttagtatttgaaGTGCTTTAGTATATTTactatatattcataaaaaaaggttattttttcaatgtaggatttgaaatcttttaatatatatattttatgttcataaaaaaaggttatgttttttattataggataaaaaaatctttttaatttaaatatttaaacttaaaagaataatataatatctttttaatgtgggataaatttttttttgaaataatcttttaaattttattatttacaatatatataacttatattcataaaaattattttttaatttttttatataaatattaaaattttaaataataattttttcaaattaattgagATTCACATATATGAATTCAAAACCTATCTTCTTAGTCGGATCAACTCTATGTCGGGTAGGAGAACGTTCCCATCAcgcaaaaactatattttatcgTGTTTCATTCGTGGTCATGGTTTGCTGGTTAGAAATTTGAGAATTATGAGGttcgtcatcttttttttttttttttctttttttttttatgaaaaacaatttttttttctttatttgggtttttgtaTTTAAGGGATATGATTACAAGTGGTTCGGAAAACTTTGGAAAAGAATCTTATTCATTTCTCAGAGAATACGACACACTTGTCCTACGGAGAGGACAAAAATCACTTCCTTTTCTATCT
Protein-coding sequences here:
- the LOC118050424 gene encoding trans-resveratrol di-O-methyltransferase-like, which translates into the protein MELTNEESAGELLQAQTHVWNHIFSFINSMTLKCAVQLGIPDVIQEHGKPMTLSELVSALPIHPSKAQYVHRLMRILVHSGFFSQQNLNQEAYSLTQSARLLLKDNPWSMRPVLLFVLDPVLTKPHDCLSTWFQNDEATAFSVAHENTIWEYAGQDARLNNLFNDAMASDSILASKLVVSKCRGIFDGVDSLVDVGGGLGTMAKGIAEAFPHMDCTVFDLPHVVSDLQGSKNLKYVGGDMFQAVPPADAILLKWVLHDWSDEDCVKVLKRCKQAIASKGQQKVGKVIIIDMVRENQNGDEGSIETQLFFDLQMMVAASGMERNEKEWAKLFFDAGFLNYKIHPVLGARALIELYP